A window of the Verminephrobacter eiseniae EF01-2 genome harbors these coding sequences:
- a CDS encoding metal-sulfur cluster assembly factor, which translates to MTTANATAAVDRPSTRIAEVWDRLASVTDPELDESVTGLGFVTHVEVDAAGAVQIGFRLPTYWCAANFAFLMADDMRVAVAGLPWVTNVAIELADHMYAGEINRGVAAGRSFQDSFGAQASGELDGIRRTFMVKAFQRRQEALLTSLLEHGHEPARLVRMSVAELAGLPGDCASRRLVERYLERRTVVASGANAAAQANETAFVDARGALLDADGLGAYLRALRRVGVNAQFNSALCRGLLAARYGDAAAPQAGIEPVHFVSAGDWKETVEATRSGNASA; encoded by the coding sequence ATGACCACCGCAAACGCAACGGCCGCCGTCGATCGCCCATCGACCCGAATCGCCGAGGTATGGGACCGGCTCGCGTCGGTCACCGATCCCGAACTCGACGAATCGGTGACCGGGTTGGGCTTCGTTACCCATGTGGAGGTGGACGCAGCCGGCGCTGTGCAGATCGGGTTCCGGTTGCCGACCTACTGGTGCGCCGCCAACTTCGCCTTCCTGATGGCCGACGACATGCGCGTTGCCGTCGCCGGCCTGCCGTGGGTGACGAACGTGGCCATCGAACTTGCCGACCATATGTATGCCGGCGAGATCAATCGCGGCGTGGCGGCCGGGCGCTCATTTCAGGACAGCTTTGGCGCGCAGGCCAGCGGCGAGCTCGATGGCATCCGCCGGACTTTCATGGTCAAGGCCTTTCAGCGGCGGCAGGAAGCGCTTCTGACCTCTCTGCTCGAACACGGCCATGAACCTGCGCGGCTGGTGCGCATGAGCGTGGCGGAACTCGCCGGCTTGCCGGGCGATTGCGCCAGCCGGCGGCTCGTGGAGCGCTACCTGGAGCGGCGCACCGTCGTCGCCAGCGGCGCCAATGCTGCGGCGCAGGCCAACGAAACCGCTTTCGTCGACGCTCGAGGGGCGTTGCTCGATGCGGACGGGCTTGGCGCTTACCTGCGTGCCTTGCGGCGGGTCGGCGTGAATGCGCAATTCAACAGTGCGCTGTGCCGCGGCTTGCTGGCGGCACGGTACGGCGACGCAGCCGCGCCGCAGGCCGGGATCGAGCCCGTGCACTTCGTGTCGGCGGGCGACTGGAAAGAGACCGTCGAGGCTACGCGATCGGGCAACGCATCGGCTTGA